A DNA window from Acetilactobacillus jinshanensis contains the following coding sequences:
- a CDS encoding RsmB/NOP family class I SAM-dependent RNA methyltransferase: MKLPKEFCQKYQKLMGDHAEAFLKSFDREPTQGFRINPLKAHTPIEEKLDDPIPWAKWGYYGKVRGRTVDHQSGAVYDQEPSAMYVGTVVDPKPGEKVLDLCAAPGSKTTYLASLMNNQGLLVANEIIPKRAKVLASNLERFGVTNALTLNEPPHKMTKSFKRYFDKILVDAPCSGEGMFRKNPEAIKYWSLDYPKKCAERQRKILNQAVKMLKPGGTLVYSTCTFAPEEDEQVIAWLLDNYDFKTVPVKKYPGMLGGQPQWANHNPELKNAVRIFPNRVKGEGHFIAKLQKGTQGSPKKIKTQRSNVPHRDRDLWNQFAKKDLVDFQPKNLIEFGRQLYAYNPDIPNLKKLQVVSPGLHLGTLKKNRFEPSYALALALHPDQVKHHVTISIDEWKKYVHGDTLPVDPKLPKGWYQLICWKQPIAFGKVVQGTIKNFFPKGLRFLVR, from the coding sequence GTGAAATTACCGAAAGAATTTTGCCAAAAATACCAGAAATTAATGGGCGATCATGCCGAAGCTTTTCTTAAAAGTTTTGATCGAGAACCCACGCAGGGCTTCCGAATTAACCCGTTAAAAGCCCATACACCAATTGAAGAAAAGCTGGATGATCCGATTCCATGGGCCAAATGGGGCTACTACGGAAAGGTTCGTGGCCGAACGGTCGATCATCAGAGTGGTGCTGTTTATGATCAGGAACCAAGCGCCATGTACGTTGGGACGGTCGTTGATCCGAAGCCTGGTGAAAAGGTGTTAGATTTATGTGCTGCACCAGGGAGTAAGACAACGTATTTAGCTAGTTTGATGAATAATCAGGGCTTGCTAGTGGCTAACGAAATCATTCCAAAACGGGCTAAGGTCTTAGCCAGTAATTTAGAACGCTTTGGTGTTACTAACGCTTTGACCTTAAATGAACCTCCGCATAAAATGACGAAATCATTTAAACGGTACTTTGACAAAATTTTGGTAGACGCACCGTGCTCTGGTGAAGGGATGTTCCGTAAAAATCCCGAAGCGATTAAATATTGGTCATTAGATTACCCAAAGAAATGTGCCGAACGGCAACGAAAGATTTTAAACCAGGCCGTTAAGATGTTAAAGCCTGGCGGAACGTTGGTCTATTCAACGTGTACCTTTGCACCTGAAGAAGACGAACAGGTCATTGCGTGGTTACTGGATAATTATGATTTTAAGACGGTGCCCGTTAAGAAGTATCCAGGGATGCTAGGTGGCCAGCCACAGTGGGCTAACCATAATCCTGAATTGAAGAATGCCGTTCGAATCTTTCCTAACCGAGTTAAGGGTGAAGGGCACTTCATTGCCAAGTTACAGAAGGGTACCCAAGGCAGCCCAAAGAAAATAAAAACTCAGCGCAGTAATGTTCCGCACCGAGATCGTGATCTATGGAATCAATTCGCAAAAAAGGATTTAGTTGATTTTCAGCCTAAGAATTTAATTGAATTCGGACGTCAATTATACGCATATAATCCTGACATCCCGAACCTCAAGAAGCTTCAGGTCGTTAGCCCAGGACTTCACTTAGGAACGTTAAAGAAGAACCGCTTTGAACCATCATATGCGTTAGCCTTGGCTTTACATCCGGATCAGGTTAAACATCACGTCACGATTTCCATTGACGAATGGAAAAAGTACGTTCATGGTGACACGTTACCGGTTGATCCGAAGTTACCCAAAGGCTGGTACCAATTAATCTGCTGGAAACAACCAATTGCGTTTGGTAAAGTCGTTCAGGGTACCATCAAGAATTTCTTCCCGAAAGGGCTCCGTTTTCTCGTTCGATAA
- a CDS encoding multidrug efflux MFS transporter yields MAFSLNMGAQAMGSSMVALLGGFITNLFNYNGAFYFAGIILLVNYVLLKWRVLELNND; encoded by the coding sequence ATGGCGTTTAGTCTAAACATGGGTGCTCAAGCGATGGGAAGTAGCATGGTTGCCTTGTTAGGTGGCTTTATTACCAATCTCTTTAATTACAATGGTGCCTTTTATTTTGCCGGGATCATTCTTTTAGTTAACTACGTTTTGCTAAAGTGGCGAGTCCTGGAATTAAATAATGATTAA
- a CDS encoding MarR family winged helix-turn-helix transcriptional regulator, which yields MPIQNNNIGYLIYIAHVVLSKYFNNSIHKILPTLTGVQFTILIYLYYHRDKIVTQREITDYLHLRHPTVRHIIKLILKKHLIVSGPLPTDHRQVQLMISNNGNQLIKSHLPAINHDYQQMNQIITNHMDKSSVHNLEDLLTQLIKNFEE from the coding sequence GTGCCAATTCAAAACAATAATATTGGTTATTTAATCTATATAGCCCACGTTGTTTTAAGTAAATATTTCAACAATTCAATTCATAAAATTCTACCGACACTGACGGGTGTCCAGTTTACGATCCTAATCTATCTGTATTATCATCGTGATAAAATCGTAACCCAGCGCGAAATTACTGATTATTTACACCTTCGTCATCCTACGGTCCGTCACATCATTAAATTGATACTGAAGAAGCATTTGATTGTTTCTGGACCGTTACCAACGGATCATCGGCAGGTCCAACTAATGATTTCTAATAACGGTAATCAGTTAATTAAATCACATCTCCCAGCAATTAATCATGATTATCAGCAGATGAATCAAATCATTACTAATCACATGGATAAATCTTCAGTTCATAATTTAGAAGATTTATTAACACAGTTAATCAAAAATTTTGAAGAATAA
- the fni gene encoding type 2 isopentenyl-diphosphate Delta-isomerase, with protein MINQHSHRKDEHVSLAEYFNRANHHDYFDQLRFVHQSLPETDYQQINPSTKLGPLTLKWPFYIEAMTGGSRQTGQLNAQLAKIAKATDLAMAVGSESVALQDPKLIKTFSIVRKVNPKGIIFANLGASHSYQDAQKVIDIIDADALEIHLNVPQELIMPEGHRSFHWLKNIKSVVSNVKKPVIIKEVGFGMSKETLKQLQSIGVKYANVSGHGGTNFAKIENYRRPEKDLSYLEKWGLTTPESLFEARPFEPEMKIIASGGIKNPLDIAKALALGASAVGVAGVILHSLLRRGPDKTIQMIKDWQRGLKIIMTMLGYKDIAQLQQQRLLLSPSLISYLHQRHLTY; from the coding sequence ATGATTAATCAGCATTCTCACCGTAAGGATGAACACGTTTCCTTAGCGGAATATTTTAATCGAGCCAATCATCATGATTACTTTGATCAGTTACGCTTTGTCCATCAAAGTCTCCCAGAAACTGATTATCAACAAATTAATCCTTCGACTAAATTAGGACCATTGACGTTAAAATGGCCCTTTTATATTGAGGCCATGACCGGTGGCAGCCGACAGACTGGACAATTAAACGCCCAATTGGCAAAAATTGCTAAAGCAACTGACTTAGCCATGGCTGTTGGTTCCGAAAGTGTTGCTTTACAGGACCCGAAGTTAATCAAGACTTTTTCGATCGTCCGAAAAGTTAATCCCAAGGGAATCATTTTTGCTAATTTAGGGGCATCCCATTCATATCAAGATGCTCAAAAAGTGATTGACATAATCGATGCGGATGCGTTAGAAATCCACCTTAACGTGCCACAAGAATTAATTATGCCCGAAGGCCACCGCTCTTTTCATTGGTTAAAAAATATTAAATCGGTCGTTAGCAACGTTAAAAAACCGGTGATCATCAAAGAAGTCGGCTTCGGAATGAGTAAAGAAACGCTCAAACAACTTCAGTCAATTGGTGTTAAATACGCTAACGTAAGTGGCCACGGTGGAACTAATTTTGCCAAGATTGAAAACTACCGTCGTCCTGAAAAGGATCTTTCTTATCTTGAGAAATGGGGCCTAACTACTCCAGAATCATTATTTGAGGCTCGTCCGTTTGAACCTGAGATGAAGATCATTGCTTCAGGTGGAATTAAAAATCCGCTTGACATCGCAAAAGCCCTCGCGTTAGGTGCAAGTGCAGTCGGCGTTGCTGGCGTCATCTTGCATTCACTCCTAAGACGAGGACCTGATAAAACGATTCAAATGATTAAAGATTGGCAGCGTGGTCTTAAGATCATTATGACCATGCTAGGATATAAAGATATCGCTCAGTTGCAGCAACAAAGATTACTACTAAGTCCATCTTTAATTAGTTACTTACATCAGCGACATCTAACATACTGA
- a CDS encoding MDR family MFS transporter → MSKDINGETYSQKILMEIVLSGAFVALLAETFLNNGLTTIMKSLQVSQATAQWLSTAYQLVMGLMIPLSAWVFNNFKTKDSYKGMLAIFTFGSFVCFIAPNFAILLVGRIIEAIAAGALMPFIQNIVLALFPPEKRGLGLGITGLVIAFAPATGPSIAGLLLKFFNWRILFLVLSVLSGIVFLISFSYSRTLNKVHRSKLDFLSLLWSTIGFGGLLYAFSAIGNSGRIDLVETITFIVGIIFIALFCIRQNHLTKPVVSMKVFKNGIFNLSTILSTLSNFAMLGIELIIPLYLQNVRGLSALDTGLILIPGAVLTGIFNPVAGVIFDKIGARKVSVIGFVLLTLGTVPMLTFGTETNIIWIMSLYALRLVGITFITMNDFTAGINALNPRLKAHGNAASSTVRQIGSSLGTALSITMVTLGMNFNHNLGKMSSLVVGYHWAFMMMTIVAIIGLVLSFWLPKKVQKATK, encoded by the coding sequence ATGTCAAAAGATATCAACGGTGAAACTTATAGCCAGAAAATCTTGATGGAAATCGTTCTATCAGGAGCATTCGTGGCTTTATTAGCCGAAACTTTTTTAAACAATGGATTAACGACCATTATGAAATCACTTCAGGTCAGCCAAGCAACGGCACAATGGTTAAGTACCGCTTATCAATTAGTGATGGGACTGATGATCCCGTTATCCGCTTGGGTCTTCAATAATTTTAAAACAAAAGATAGTTACAAAGGGATGCTAGCGATCTTTACGTTTGGTTCGTTCGTCTGCTTTATTGCACCCAACTTTGCAATCCTATTAGTAGGGCGAATTATTGAAGCGATCGCCGCCGGTGCTTTAATGCCATTTATTCAAAACATTGTCTTGGCATTATTCCCACCCGAAAAACGTGGCTTAGGTTTAGGAATTACCGGTTTGGTAATTGCCTTTGCTCCAGCTACGGGTCCATCAATTGCTGGACTCTTACTGAAATTCTTTAACTGGCGAATCTTATTCTTGGTTTTAAGTGTATTATCAGGGATCGTCTTTTTAATTTCATTTAGCTATTCCAGAACTTTAAACAAGGTTCATCGTTCTAAGTTAGATTTCTTATCATTACTCTGGTCAACGATTGGTTTTGGTGGCCTGTTATATGCTTTCTCAGCAATTGGTAATTCTGGTCGAATTGACTTAGTTGAAACCATTACCTTTATCGTAGGAATTATCTTCATCGCTCTATTCTGCATTCGTCAGAATCACTTAACGAAACCCGTTGTCAGCATGAAGGTCTTCAAAAACGGGATCTTTAATCTTTCAACGATCTTAAGCACCTTGAGTAACTTTGCAATGTTAGGGATTGAATTAATCATCCCGTTATACCTACAGAACGTTCGTGGCTTATCAGCTTTAGATACTGGATTAATCTTAATTCCAGGTGCCGTATTAACAGGGATTTTTAATCCAGTTGCAGGTGTAATTTTCGATAAAATCGGTGCTCGTAAAGTATCAGTAATCGGTTTCGTATTGCTAACGTTAGGTACGGTTCCAATGTTAACGTTTGGAACTGAAACCAACATTATCTGGATCATGTCCTTGTATGCCTTACGTTTAGTCGGGATTACGTTTATCACGATGAACGACTTTACTGCAGGAATTAATGCATTGAATCCTAGATTAAAAGCTCATGGGAATGCCGCATCGTCTACCGTTAGACAGATTGGTAGTTCATTAGGGACCGCTTTATCAATTACGATGGTTACCCTAGGGATGAACTTCAATCATAACCTTGGCAAAATGAGTTCACTGGTTGTCGGCTACCACTGGGCATTCATGATGATGACGATCGTTGCTATAATCGGTTTAGTATTATCATTCTGGTTACCGAAGAAGGTCCAGAAAGCCACTAAATAG
- a CDS encoding C69 family dipeptidase — translation MDAQKYSACTSILIGKKASTDGSVMIGRNEDARAAWPKHYIVHPHHESKSNPVFKSSDNKFKLTLPKVRFKYDATPEWTKKYGLFEEDGINEYNVAMSATESTYSNETVLGVDPLVKDGIGEEAMITVVLPYIKTPREGIERLGKIIEKYGTDESNGILFADKNSAWYMETGGGHQWVAERIPDDYYAVIANQSAIQDIDFNDPNNFMWAPHIREFVNKYHLNPSTHGNFNFRQIFGTHTLADTYYNTPRVWYGQKMFNPEIQQDPQSQNLPFIRKSHRKLSINDAEAFLASHYQGTKYDPVGEGKPQDRKRFRPISLAKTQESHIMQMRPNQPKETTGIHWLAMGVAAQSTYVPFFSGITGTPTAYHYGVHDYKHNSAYWAFKLAGIMVDSHYLQFNPQLEALQAKLNIHYLNSIKDVDANAKQLSSDQLVKLVNKVSNGEAKLAIKDYRKLTGHLIALAADYSPLNYHQDLNL, via the coding sequence ATGGACGCTCAAAAATATTCTGCATGTACCAGTATTTTAATTGGTAAAAAGGCTAGTACTGACGGATCTGTAATGATCGGTCGTAACGAAGACGCAAGAGCCGCCTGGCCGAAACATTATATTGTTCATCCGCATCATGAATCAAAATCGAATCCCGTTTTTAAATCATCTGATAATAAATTTAAATTAACGTTACCAAAAGTTCGCTTTAAATATGACGCAACCCCTGAATGGACCAAAAAATATGGTCTGTTTGAAGAAGACGGTATCAACGAATATAACGTTGCCATGAGTGCTACCGAAAGTACTTACAGTAACGAAACCGTCTTGGGCGTTGATCCGTTAGTTAAAGACGGCATTGGTGAAGAAGCCATGATTACGGTCGTCTTGCCATACATTAAAACACCGCGTGAAGGCATCGAACGATTAGGCAAAATCATCGAGAAGTACGGTACCGACGAATCCAACGGTATTTTATTTGCTGATAAGAATTCCGCTTGGTACATGGAAACCGGTGGTGGTCACCAGTGGGTCGCTGAACGGATCCCCGATGATTACTACGCAGTAATCGCTAACCAGTCCGCAATCCAAGATATTGATTTCAACGATCCAAATAACTTTATGTGGGCTCCACACATTCGTGAATTCGTCAATAAGTATCACCTTAACCCAAGTACTCACGGTAACTTCAATTTCCGTCAAATCTTCGGGACGCATACCTTAGCTGATACTTATTACAACACGCCACGGGTTTGGTATGGTCAAAAGATGTTCAATCCTGAAATTCAGCAGGATCCGCAGAGTCAGAACCTGCCATTCATCAGAAAGAGTCATCGTAAATTATCGATTAACGATGCTGAAGCCTTCTTAGCATCCCATTATCAAGGTACTAAGTACGATCCAGTTGGTGAAGGCAAGCCTCAGGATCGAAAACGGTTCCGTCCAATCAGCTTAGCTAAGACTCAAGAATCTCACATCATGCAGATGCGTCCAAATCAGCCAAAGGAAACCACTGGGATCCACTGGTTAGCCATGGGCGTTGCCGCTCAAAGTACCTACGTCCCGTTCTTCAGTGGAATTACCGGAACACCAACCGCTTACCATTACGGTGTCCATGATTACAAGCACAATTCTGCTTACTGGGCCTTTAAATTGGCCGGCATCATGGTCGACAGTCATTACCTACAATTTAATCCGCAGTTAGAAGCTCTTCAGGCTAAACTGAATATTCATTACTTAAACTCCATTAAAGATGTTGATGCTAATGCTAAGCAGTTATCATCAGATCAGCTCGTTAAATTAGTTAATAAAGTTAGTAATGGCGAAGCTAAATTAGCAATCAAAGACTACCGTAAACTCACGGGTCATCTGATAGCTTTAGCAGCCGATTATTCACCGCTAAACTATCACCAGGATCTGAATTTATGA
- a CDS encoding Cof-type HAD-IIB family hydrolase, whose product MNRKLIILDLDGTTLNSDSKITDTTRYIIQEAASLGNIVSIITGRPYRIAMPFYRRLGLTSPLITFNGGLGLIPGEKWPGAYQITFDRHIVNTIFKRQRELGLNLMAAEDRSHLMANKPSNAKLARETLDYFPSRLKSGQILTQDNINFDPVCLAVQVQPFCMQLVTKYLRTNYKGIVKPAVWGGSLNVIEIAAQNVTKVTGIKKLAKYYHIANKDIIAFGDQDNDYNTLKFVGHGVAMKNGLPDVKAVADDVTEYDNDHDGVARYLKSYLGLPY is encoded by the coding sequence ATGAATCGAAAATTAATTATTTTAGACCTAGATGGAACGACTTTAAATTCTGACTCAAAAATTACTGATACCACTCGATACATCATTCAAGAAGCGGCCAGCCTCGGTAACATCGTTAGTATCATCACCGGCAGACCGTACCGAATCGCGATGCCCTTTTACCGGCGACTTGGTTTGACCAGTCCGTTAATCACCTTTAACGGTGGTTTAGGTTTAATCCCCGGCGAAAAGTGGCCAGGAGCCTACCAAATCACTTTTGATCGTCACATCGTTAACACCATTTTTAAACGCCAGCGTGAATTGGGCCTTAATCTAATGGCTGCCGAAGACCGTTCGCATTTAATGGCCAACAAGCCTTCAAATGCTAAATTAGCCCGTGAAACCCTGGATTACTTTCCGTCACGTTTAAAATCGGGTCAGATCTTAACGCAAGATAACATCAACTTCGACCCGGTATGCCTAGCGGTTCAAGTCCAGCCGTTTTGTATGCAATTGGTTACTAAATATCTGCGGACTAATTATAAAGGAATTGTTAAACCGGCCGTCTGGGGTGGCAGTTTAAACGTAATCGAAATCGCAGCGCAGAACGTTACCAAAGTAACCGGAATCAAGAAACTAGCTAAGTATTATCACATCGCCAACAAGGACATCATCGCCTTTGGTGATCAGGATAATGATTACAACACTCTGAAGTTCGTTGGCCATGGAGTCGCCATGAAGAACGGTCTGCCTGATGTTAAGGCCGTCGCTGATGATGTAACTGAATATGATAACGATCATGACGGGGTCGCCCGTTACCTAAAGAGTTATCTCGGTTTACCTTATTAA
- the glpK gene encoding glycerol kinase GlpK, whose protein sequence is MNKQRYIMVIDEGTTSARAIVFNHQGNIVSMSQKSIKQYFPHPGWVEQDPVEIWKDVESALIEALIKKNIEPYQIQSLGIANQRETAVVWNKDTGKPICKAIVWQSKQTSKISDQIKEAGYSKMIHHKTGLIIDSYFSATKLKWILDHVPNAREDAEAGKLLFGTVDTWLLWNLTGGKVFATDYSNASRTMMFNIHTLKWDPQILRLLKIPSQMLPKVYPSDHLYGHTGDYTFEGLKIPITGIMGDQQASLFGQLALSPGMVKNTYGTGAFIMMNTGEKPILSDNGLITTIAYGFDGKVNYALEGSIFVAGSAIQWLKDGMRIINDPGESEVMAREAPNHCGVYVVPAFSGLGAPYWNQQTRGAVFGLTRGTTREEFVKATLNSLAYQTKDVLRTMQKDTHIDLKNLNVDGGATKNDYLMQFQADLLGIPIHRAVVSEVTALGIAYLSGLASGYWKDLDEVKRCGEKRDEFKPKMSVKERNHYYLGWLNAVKAAQVFKGIKY, encoded by the coding sequence ATGAATAAACAACGTTACATCATGGTAATTGATGAGGGGACAACTAGCGCCCGTGCCATCGTTTTTAATCATCAGGGTAATATTGTGTCGATGAGTCAAAAATCAATCAAGCAATACTTCCCACATCCCGGCTGGGTTGAACAGGATCCCGTTGAGATCTGGAAAGATGTTGAAAGTGCACTTATCGAAGCGTTAATTAAAAAGAATATCGAACCATACCAGATTCAATCGCTTGGGATTGCGAATCAACGTGAAACTGCAGTGGTCTGGAATAAAGATACTGGGAAGCCAATCTGCAAAGCAATCGTTTGGCAATCTAAGCAGACCAGTAAAATTTCGGACCAGATTAAAGAGGCTGGTTACTCAAAAATGATCCACCATAAAACTGGCCTGATCATTGATTCCTATTTCTCGGCAACTAAATTAAAATGGATCCTGGATCACGTTCCTAATGCCCGGGAAGATGCCGAAGCTGGTAAGTTATTGTTTGGAACGGTCGACACCTGGCTACTATGGAATTTAACGGGTGGCAAGGTTTTCGCTACGGATTATTCCAACGCTAGTCGAACCATGATGTTTAATATTCATACGCTGAAGTGGGATCCCCAGATATTACGGCTACTGAAGATTCCTTCACAGATGTTACCTAAAGTTTACCCGTCTGATCATTTATACGGTCATACGGGTGATTATACATTTGAAGGCTTAAAGATCCCGATTACTGGGATTATGGGTGATCAGCAGGCTTCTTTATTCGGGCAACTAGCTTTGTCTCCAGGAATGGTCAAAAATACATATGGTACCGGTGCTTTTATCATGATGAATACCGGTGAAAAGCCAATTTTATCCGATAACGGCTTAATCACAACGATTGCCTACGGGTTTGACGGCAAAGTGAATTACGCTTTGGAAGGTAGTATCTTTGTTGCCGGATCCGCAATTCAATGGCTTAAAGATGGGATGCGAATTATTAACGATCCCGGTGAATCCGAAGTTATGGCCAGAGAAGCACCCAATCATTGCGGTGTCTACGTAGTTCCAGCATTCAGTGGATTAGGTGCTCCTTATTGGAACCAGCAGACCCGCGGTGCCGTCTTTGGCTTAACTCGGGGGACAACCCGTGAAGAGTTTGTTAAAGCAACTCTAAATTCCTTAGCTTATCAGACCAAAGACGTTTTAAGAACCATGCAAAAGGATACCCATATCGACTTGAAGAACCTGAACGTCGATGGTGGCGCAACCAAAAATGATTACCTAATGCAGTTCCAAGCTGATCTATTAGGAATTCCAATTCATCGAGCGGTCGTCAGTGAAGTTACGGCTCTTGGGATCGCTTATCTATCGGGTCTTGCTTCTGGATATTGGAAAGACCTTGACGAAGTTAAGCGCTGCGGTGAAAAGCGGGATGAATTTAAGCCCAAGATGAGTGTTAAGGAACGTAATCATTACTACTTAGGCTGGTTGAATGCCGTTAAAGCGGCTCAGGTTTTTAAGGGAATTAAATATTAG
- the yjeM gene encoding glutamate/gamma-aminobutyrate family transporter YjeM, which produces MKNKATKISLFSFVLMVLISTFGFNNTGIAYRQMGYSSIIWYLLMAVIFFLPCGLMFAEYGSAFKDEHGGIYSWLKGSVGEKTAFIGTFTWYASWIVWMISMSPKIWIPFSTLLSGHDSTQTWHIFDLSPTATVGVLAILWMILVTWCDSKGIKSITRISSIGGSFIVMVVVVFCLASLALLLINHGQLAEPLHNVTDFTKSPNPNFQTKISIISFITYVMFAYGGIESLGGMIDKLKNPAQNFPLGIVIGAVAIAVTYAGTIFLCGVSTNWTKVLGNNYVNLGNVLYVIINNLGYTLGKSLGLTSGTSVIIGNSFDRFAGLSLWLGYGGSFFVLLYSPLKSFIMGASKHLLPYNLVKLNKHQMPANAMWIQAGIVIVILMMISFGGHDSQKYYLILTDMTNLSMAFPYLFLVGAFPFFKRKTFLTRPFVFFKTKWSTDVISLIVLTTLVIGMLFTIWEPLIEHDYVTAFWTAIGPVFFSAIAWLWYHHQEKQNLKTYLK; this is translated from the coding sequence TTGAAAAATAAAGCAACTAAAATTTCGCTTTTCAGCTTTGTCTTAATGGTTTTAATCTCGACTTTCGGCTTCAATAATACCGGGATCGCCTATCGTCAGATGGGCTATTCCAGTATTATCTGGTATCTGTTGATGGCCGTGATTTTCTTTCTCCCCTGTGGACTGATGTTTGCCGAATATGGTTCGGCATTCAAAGACGAACATGGTGGGATCTACTCTTGGTTAAAGGGTTCCGTTGGTGAAAAGACTGCGTTTATCGGGACATTCACCTGGTACGCCTCGTGGATCGTCTGGATGATCTCGATGTCGCCCAAAATCTGGATCCCGTTTTCGACGTTACTATCGGGTCATGACAGTACTCAAACCTGGCACATATTTGATTTAAGTCCGACTGCAACCGTCGGGGTCTTGGCAATCTTATGGATGATACTAGTTACCTGGTGTGATAGCAAGGGCATTAAGTCCATCACCCGAATCTCGTCAATCGGTGGATCGTTCATTGTAATGGTGGTCGTTGTCTTCTGCCTGGCTTCGTTAGCTTTGTTACTAATTAATCATGGCCAGCTAGCAGAGCCCCTTCATAATGTTACTGATTTTACTAAGTCACCGAATCCCAACTTTCAGACTAAGATCTCGATTATTTCGTTCATCACCTACGTTATGTTTGCCTACGGTGGAATTGAATCGTTAGGTGGGATGATCGATAAATTAAAAAATCCAGCCCAAAATTTTCCGCTTGGGATCGTAATTGGTGCCGTTGCGATTGCCGTTACCTATGCAGGAACTATCTTCCTATGCGGAGTTAGTACCAATTGGACCAAGGTTCTCGGTAATAACTACGTCAATCTGGGTAATGTTTTGTACGTGATCATTAATAATCTAGGCTACACCCTAGGGAAAAGTTTAGGTCTTACATCAGGCACCTCAGTAATTATCGGGAATAGTTTTGACCGGTTTGCTGGTTTAAGTTTGTGGCTTGGCTACGGTGGATCATTTTTTGTATTACTGTATTCACCACTAAAATCCTTTATCATGGGAGCTTCAAAGCATTTACTACCGTATAACTTGGTTAAATTAAATAAGCACCAAATGCCCGCAAATGCTATGTGGATTCAGGCAGGAATCGTAATCGTCATTTTAATGATGATTTCGTTTGGTGGTCATGATTCCCAAAAGTATTACTTAATCTTAACGGACATGACTAATTTATCAATGGCGTTCCCCTACTTGTTTCTAGTGGGTGCATTCCCATTCTTCAAACGAAAAACGTTCCTGACACGACCGTTTGTTTTCTTTAAAACTAAATGGTCGACTGACGTAATTTCATTGATCGTATTAACAACGTTGGTAATTGGGATGCTATTTACGATCTGGGAACCATTGATTGAACATGATTACGTTACCGCCTTTTGGACAGCTATCGGCCCCGTGTTTTTCAGTGCAATCGCATGGCTTTGGTATCATCATCAAGAGAAACAGAATTTAAAGACTTATTTAAAATAA